A DNA window from Danio aesculapii chromosome 1, fDanAes4.1, whole genome shotgun sequence contains the following coding sequences:
- the LOC130233966 gene encoding uncharacterized protein LOC130233966 encodes METLNNLSDLKESGFGRPPPRHGLNLLWWFAHECVQIDSNQQMAALCYPENGCFGFHRFYNRDRPKLLPPINLPYYEVGNLHNPGSLPYYVIENYTGYLDDSNCDRIIVSYNWRWKKFDRVYVTRHSDQKNFDPNCTRQISPELIKTIKEMRRAEFLSERRNQPQSVHIEMPHSVLTETSNCPNKNCWIGVGCAIGVIFLIIMTVVLLFIFGKIKS; translated from the coding sequence ATGGAAACATTGAATAATTTATCTGATCTGAAAGAGTCCGGGTTTGGTCGGCCGCCTCCCAGACACGGACTGAACTTGCTGTGGTGGTTTGCTCATGAGTGTGTCCAGATTGACTCCAATCAACAAATGGCTGCTCTGTGCTACCCTGAAAATGGATGTTTTGGTTTTCACCGATTCTACAATAGGGATAGACCTAAACTTCTTCCACCCATTAATCTACCGTACTACGAGGTGGGCAACCTGCACAACCCTGGATCGCTGCCCTATTATGTCATAGAGAATTACACGGGGTATTTAGACGACAGCAACTGTGATCGGATCATCGTTTCTTATAACTGGAGATGGAAGAAATTTGACAGGGTTTACGTGACACGACACTCGGATCAGAAGAACTTTGACCCCAATTGCACACGCCAAATAAGCCCTGAACTCATAAAGACCATAAAAGAGATGAGGCGTGCTGAATTTCTCAGTGAACGCAGAAATCAACCTCAATCTGTTCACATAGAAATGCCTCATTCAGTGCTGACAGAAACCAGTAATTGTCCAAATAAAAACTGCTGGATTGGGGTGGGCTGCGCCATTGGAGTGATCTTCCTCATCATTATGActgttgttttgctttttatcTTTGGTAAAATTAAATCTTGA
- the LOC130225251 gene encoding uncharacterized protein LOC130225251, whose protein sequence is MVKGTLNELSQLKQSGFGQPEPRHGLNLLYWFAREYVDMSCGEIIAKSSDPEDGDFGFHKFNNRIEDEDHIVPIQNLPYYEVGNLNYRNADELPDYVRGKYSRNTPDSNKDRIIVRQDGIGKLSRVYVTEHSDAKLFDSSKTYRVSQGLLKIIKNMSREDFLSKVSNTGYLTSNLQSLYQKQLYQQQHSVIQSYSTPVNHTPPPRPFPPAEDSSWCTIL, encoded by the coding sequence ATGGTGAAAGGCACACTGAATGAACTCTCCCAGCTCAAACAGTCAGGCTTCGGTCAGCCGGAGCCCAGACATGGCCTCAATCTGCTCTACTGGTTTGCTCGTGAATATGTAGACATGAGTTGCGGGGAAATTATCGCTAAATCCTCCGATCCCGAGGATGGAGACTTTGGCTTCCACAAGTTTAATAACAGAATTGAAGATGAAGATCACATCGTGCCCATTCAAAATCTCCCATACTATGAAGTGGGAAACCTGAATTATCGAAATGCAGACGAGCTCCCAGATTATGTGAGGGGAAAATACAGCCGCAATACACCTGACAGCAACAAGGACCGCATTATTGTGCGTCAGGATGGGATTGGTAAATTAAGCAGGGTTTATGTGACTGAACACAGCGACGCCAAACTTTTTGACAGCAGCAAAACCTATCGTGTGAGTCAAGGCCTCCTCAAGATCATCAAAAACATGAGCAGAGAGGATTTTCTCTCCAAGGTCTCCAACACTGGCTATCTTACCAGCAACCTGCAATCACTTTACCAGAAACAACTTTACCAGCAACAACATTCTGTTATTCAGTCCTACAGCACTCCTGTAAATCACACTCCTCCTCCTCGTCCTTTTCCACCAGCAGAAGACAGTTCCTGGTGTACCATTCTTTAA